The following proteins come from a genomic window of Anaerobutyricum hallii:
- a CDS encoding CYTH domain-containing protein, whose amino-acid sequence MEIERKFLIKSLPDDLNHYPCDTLTQAYISTEPVIRVRQKNTDYILTLKSSGLLAREEVEMPLSEESFAHLLTKKDGISIEKKRYKIPDDPYLIELDVFEGDYSGFCMAEVEFPDIEHANAYKAPSWFGPEVTMDSRFHNSSLSKRTPDQIKEFLRLIQTM is encoded by the coding sequence ATGGAAATCGAAAGAAAGTTTTTAATAAAATCTTTACCTGATGACCTGAATCATTACCCTTGTGACACTTTAACACAGGCCTATATTTCTACAGAACCGGTCATACGTGTCAGACAAAAGAATACAGACTATATCTTAACCTTAAAATCTTCTGGTCTTCTTGCAAGAGAAGAAGTTGAGATGCCCCTGTCAGAAGAATCTTTTGCACATCTTCTTACAAAAAAAGATGGGATTTCTATTGAAAAAAAACGCTATAAGATTCCAGATGACCCTTATCTGATTGAACTAGATGTATTTGAAGGGGACTACAGCGGATTTTGTATGGCAGAGGTAGAATTTCCTGATATCGAGCATGCCAACGCTTATAAGGCACCTTCCTGGTTTGGTCCGGAAGTTACCATGGATTCCCGCTTTCATAACTCAAGCTTAAGTAAGCGTACTCCAGACCAGATCAAAGAATTTCTTAGGCTTATCCAAACAATGTGA
- a CDS encoding DJ-1 family glyoxalase III: MRSVYVFCADGFEEVEGLTAVDLLRRAGIDVKMVSIMGRLQITGSHNISVNTDILIEDIREEADMLLLPGGMPGTNYLREHEGLADLLKKQYEAGKWVAAICAAPSVFGGLGFLKDKEATSYPGCLDGIPVGAYKEDPVVVDGNVVTSRGVGTAIAFALKLIEVLISKEKAEEIAASIIYSA, from the coding sequence ATGCGTTCAGTATATGTATTTTGTGCCGATGGTTTTGAAGAAGTGGAAGGCTTGACGGCAGTAGATTTATTAAGAAGAGCGGGTATCGATGTGAAAATGGTGTCCATTATGGGCAGGTTACAGATAACAGGCTCACATAATATTTCTGTGAATACAGATATTTTAATAGAAGATATCAGGGAAGAAGCGGATATGCTTTTACTGCCGGGCGGAATGCCAGGAACGAATTATTTAAGGGAACATGAAGGTTTAGCAGATCTTTTAAAGAAACAATATGAAGCTGGAAAGTGGGTCGCAGCTATCTGTGCAGCACCATCTGTATTTGGCGGTCTTGGTTTTTTGAAAGATAAAGAGGCAACAAGTTATCCAGGATGTCTTGATGGTATTCCGGTTGGAGCATATAAAGAAGACCCGGTTGTTGTTGATGGGAATGTGGTAACGAGCAGAGGTGTAGGGACAGCGATTGCATTTGCGCTGAAGCTTATTGAAGTATTAATCAGTAAAGAGAAGGCAGAAGAGATTGCTGCTTCTATTATATACTCGGCGTAG